In Paenibacillus dendritiformis, the DNA window TGAAGCAGGCCTTGAGGGCCTTCCGCCGTATACTTGAACGTGCGGCCAGCAATAATTACGTTATCGATATAAGCTTTCAGCATGGTTGGATAGCTCAGGTTCCACATTGGCGTAATGAATACGATCAGATCGGCGGCAATGAATTGCTCCAGAATCTCGTTCATGCGGCCGAGCACTTTCGTTTGCTCTGGAGTCAGCGCTTCGCCTTTCGCGGCCTTCCCCCAGCTGTCCAACACGCTGCCGTCAATAAGAGGAATCGTATCTTCATACAGATTCACGCGTTCGATGGCAACGTCGCCTTTTGCTTGCAGCGCGGCCAGGTAATGCTCTCCCAGACGGAGTCCATAAGACATTTCCGTCGGTTTTGGATTGGAATTCACAACGAGTACTTTTTTCATCGGTTTGTCACCTCTGCGTCAAATTTGCTATCAATGATCGAATTGTGGATGTTGACTCAGCACTGTCGCTCATTAAATAACATCAACTTACTTTATGTAAGTATAATAGCGAATGTTACTTACTAATGTCAAGCAATATTTTTTATGCAAAATAAAAGAGAAAGGCGGCCCTGGAGAGCCGCCGTGTCTTTACCCCAATTGGTTGTCGGATTGGACGCTTCGCACGAGCTCCGAAACGCTGGAAGCCGATTCGCCGGAAGACAGCGACGAAGTAATGCTCTGCGTCTGGCCGCTTGGTTGGAAGTTGCTCGGCACTACGTTTTGCTGCGCGCCATGGGTTTGCGCCGTAATGCTTTGCGTCTGGCCGCTTGGCTGGAAGTTGCTCGGCACTACGTTTTGCTGCGCGCCATGGGTTTGCGCCGTAATGCTTTGCGTCTGGCCGCTTGGCTGGAAGTTGCTCGGCACTACGTTTTGCTGCGCGCCATGGGTTTGCGCCGTAATGCTTTGCACTTGGCCGCTTGGCTGGAAGTTGCTCGGCACTACGTTTTGCTGCGCGCCATGGGTTT includes these proteins:
- a CDS encoding FMN-dependent NADH-azoreductase, encoding MKKVLVVNSNPKPTEMSYGLRLGEHYLAALQAKGDVAIERVNLYEDTIPLIDGSVLDSWGKAAKGEALTPEQTKVLGRMNEILEQFIAADLIVFITPMWNLSYPTMLKAYIDNVIIAGRTFKYTAEGPQGLLQGKRVVHIEARGGFYSEGPAQAFQFTNSYLKAVMAFIGITEYENIVVEGMNAVPDRAEELLENAKRAAEQSVERFSASV